The Euphorbia lathyris chromosome 4, ddEupLath1.1, whole genome shotgun sequence genomic interval aatatctacaaatatcgataaatatctacagatattgacactgtcggggaaaaatctgaaactgatattccaaCCAAAATGAATTTTCAGATAACAATGCCACTGTTTTTGGGGTTCGTACAaccaggaaaaacatgaaaaaggaagagaaacaatatatattgggaCGAGATTGCCAGAAAAGGGtcgccttcttcctcctcttccgttCGTCGTTcgccttcttctcctcctcttcctatcgccGCCTTTCGCTTCTCCACCTCTTTAAGTGTGTCACCGTCGCTTCTCGTTCTAcctcctcttcctatcgcaCCGTTTGATACGTTAGAGAGATGAAGTTCTGTTTAGGAATAATGAGGGCAAACTTGGAAGTTActtgttgaaatgtgttagttttggttatttttttaaaaggagctagaaatgtaaactacCCCTTTGAAAAgtattagttttgtaatttccCCCTTAAagggtgctagttttgtaattctccCAAAAAATAACTTTCAAACAATATTAATTTAATACTTAACTTTCCATTACTTCCatttacttccattaacctcctaaaaaaaaaaatcctaaattgTCCATAGTCTTGCTAAGTCAGCTCGATTTAATGCTAGTCCTTTGATTTATTATGAGGATCCGAACTTTGTCATCCCTTCTTGCCATTTGATTTGttgcaatttaaaaaaaataaaaaagtatttGAAATTGTAAGATGAATAAAATAGTAAGAAGTAGAAAAGTTGTGggcttgaaaatgaaaatgaaaataaggAAGGATGAAAACGAAGAAAAAGAAGGTTTCATTGTGAGGGTTTGGGGTCCAACTCCCTGTGCTCACAAGTACAACTCATAACTGGTCAAACAACACACAATTCTGCGTTTCCAAACTGAAACGAAACcgaatttttgtttttgtgaaaatagaaaaagaaaagaaatgcaATTATATGGAGAGAGCGAGAAAAAACAGAAATGAGAAAAGGTGGGTTTTTGGTTTGTTAGCTCAATTGGCTGCAACAAATCTTATATTACGGTCAGTATCATCTTCTCTCTTGCGAAACGATTAGGGCTTTCAGCTACATACGGTTTTGGTTTCCGCAATTCTCTTTTTTCCGTATTACCAGATAATAGTTTACGAATTAGTGAAGTTGGGGCTGTTTCTATGCTTTCATGAAATTTGGTATAAAACGGGATCTTTTTTTTCCCCTGACACGGTGGTATATGTTTCATTGCCGCGACTGCAACATTTGCCTCTACTGTTCTTTCTTAGGTAAGCCAAGAAAGGAAACAATTGTTCTAACTAATAATAGTATAGTCTGTTACTTTCAAATTGCTTCTGTTTGTTTGTGCCGTGGTATTTGGAATCAGTACCTTACTGTAGTTAGTGGTGTTGAAAATTGAAATTTAGTAATTTGCAGCCTAGCCATTCTTAGGGATATTAGTATCCAACTAAATATTCGATTGGAATTAACATTCGGAGTTTTCAGCATTGGCAGTTAGAAGAGAAGAAAACAGCAAATAATATGATAAAGGAAGTCTGAATGGCTACTTGGTGCAATGCTTCTTTGAAGTCAGATTTTCTTCTCAGTTCTCAGCATTTCTTCTTAAAATATGGTATAAGATTTAGTTATTTAGTTGTGTTGTGTAATCTTACACGTTTTTTTATATGATTACTTGTTCAGTTAGATATGCTTAAATGCAATGATTGTTCTGATCTTTTTGAATTATATTTTACAAGTTTTAGCTGTAATGAATAGATTTCTTCTGCAGGTTTTTTCTTTCTATGGTCAATTTGGGATAAGTATGAAGATTAGGTTATAGGCTTTCAGCAGTGAACAAAATTCACTCCTATTCTAGAGTTATGGATGTTGAGGTGGTACATGTAGAAGGGAAAAGAGGCAATGATCAAATGACAGTAAACGCTGATTCCAATAAGCCTGACAAACATAATGCAGCTGAAAATTCTGCAGAAGTAAATGTCAGAAATCAGGATGATGATGCAAGTTCTGTGCCAATTGTGGGCATGGAGTTCGAATCAGAAGATGTTGCAAAGGCATTCTATGATTCATATGCCAGGCAGATAGGATTTAGCACTCATGTTGGTCAGTTTACCCGAGCAAGGCCTGATGGACCAATTGTAAGTTGGGATTTTTCATGTTCTAGAGAGGTTCTTAAAAGGAGGAACTTTGAGAGCTGCAATGCAATGCTTAGGATAGATAGAAAAGATTCGGACAGCTGGGTTGTTACAAAATTTGTAGAGGACCATAATCATACTATGATGATTCCCAGTAAGGTACATTACCTTCGACCGCGGAGGCATTTTGCTGGTGCTACGAAGAATGCAGCTGAAACACTGGAAAATGCTAGTGATATTTATGTTTCGATTGATGGAAATCATGTTTCTTATGAATCAAATCATGTCAGGAACTCCCCTCCTGTAGAATCTAATAATCCAGTTAGAAATGTTGCTAATGCATCAGTGAACTATGTAAGACCTCCTAGCAGAAAGAGAACCCTTGGAAGAGATGCCCAAAATATTCTTAACTATTTTCAGAAAATGCAGGCTGAGAACCCTGGCTTCTATTATGCAATACAACTTGACGGTGATAATCGCATGACTAATGTCTTTTGGGCTGATGCAAGATCAAGGATGGCTTATGATCAATTTGGTGATTCAGTTATTTTTGACACAATGTATAGACCTAATCAATATCAGGTTCCTTTTGCTCCTTTCACAGGTGTCAATCATCATGGTCAGATGGTATTATTTGGCTGTGCATTGCTTCTAGATGAATCAGAATCGTCCTTTACTTGGTTATTTAGGACATGGCTATCTGCTATGAATGACCGGCCTCCTGTTTCTTTCACCACTGACCAAGATAGAGCCATACAAATGGCAGTAGCTCAGGTACTTCCAAAAACTCGTCACTGCATCTGTAAGTGGCACATCTTGAGAGAAGGCCAAGAAAGGTTGTCTCATATATACCTTGCTCATCCATCCTTTTATGGTGAGCTGTATGGATGCATTAACTTTTCTGAGACAATTGAGGAGTTTGAATCATCATGGGGCGCTCTTCTGGATAAATATGATCTTCAGAAGAATGAGTGGCTTCAGGCAGTATATAATGCACGTGAACAATGGGCACCAGTTTATTTTCGTGGAACTTTCTTTGCTGCGCTTTCTTCCAACCAAGGTGTCAGGTCTTTTTTTGATGGCTATGTGAATCAACAGACCACAATACCTCTGTTCTTTCAGATATATGAAAGAGCACTTGAGCAGTCTATAGAAAAGGAAATAGAAGCAGATTATGATACAATTTGCACCA includes:
- the LOC136225893 gene encoding protein FAR1-RELATED SEQUENCE 3-like, producing MDVEVVHVEGKRGNDQMTVNADSNKPDKHNAAENSAEVNVRNQDDDASSVPIVGMEFESEDVAKAFYDSYARQIGFSTHVGQFTRARPDGPIVSWDFSCSREVLKRRNFESCNAMLRIDRKDSDSWVVTKFVEDHNHTMMIPSKVHYLRPRRHFAGATKNAAETLENASDIYVSIDGNHVSYESNHVRNSPPVESNNPVRNVANASVNYVRPPSRKRTLGRDAQNILNYFQKMQAENPGFYYAIQLDGDNRMTNVFWADARSRMAYDQFGDSVIFDTMYRPNQYQVPFAPFTGVNHHGQMVLFGCALLLDESESSFTWLFRTWLSAMNDRPPVSFTTDQDRAIQMAVAQVLPKTRHCICKWHILREGQERLSHIYLAHPSFYGELYGCINFSETIEEFESSWGALLDKYDLQKNEWLQAVYNAREQWAPVYFRGTFFAALSSNQGVRSFFDGYVNQQTTIPLFFQIYERALEQSIEKEIEADYDTICTSPVLKTPSPMEQQAANLYTKKVFAKFQEELVETFVYTANNIEGDEVASKYRVAKYEHDDKAYIVDLNVSEKKASCSCQMFEYCGILCRHILTVFTVTNVLMLPPHYILKRWTRSAKSWVGLEEQNADLAGIETLSSRFNNLSMEAIRYAEEGAIAVETYTAAISILREGMKTIVALKKNVAKAPPFQGGGNSPEDSNKKTLFSVPEMVPSLWHWQDSVPHQFNLNDVGVPVADLNQPSMVPVPTHRDGGPADNTVVLTYFKSMTWVIENKTTTPAGKVAVINLKLQDYGKNPSGETDVQFRLTRITLEPMLKSMAYISQQLSTPANRVAVINLKLQDIKTITGETEVKFQVSRDTLASMLRSMAYIREQL